In a single window of the Neorhodopirellula lusitana genome:
- a CDS encoding PSD1 and planctomycete cytochrome C domain-containing protein yields the protein MSNRPSLPYQRKTQCIAILAVVTLLVEALNGTTVLADQAQPIEKQSSGDPTLITPDHAAKLFTLKVLPLLKDKCLGCHGVDMDDMKGAFSVATREALLQGGESDEPSIVPGQPDEGTLIEAITWAGIEMPPKENDRLSDPQIELVRNWIAAGAPWPDEAEQKRFRDEDNRQRINSDGMIVTTSGGTSEEWTNRRYQPGDLWAFAPVKSASELLPAPLVEAGPSESEVINYFVNRQLSQTGLTASTTASPSDLIRRATYDLTGLPPTPEETARFQRDYQSNPATAWEQLIDRLLESDRYGEHWARHWFDVTRYSDTGGMANDYERSNMWRYRDYVIRSFNDDKPYDQFIIEQIAGDELADASVRIRNHGNEDAVIAARLKGDYTPEEAEQIIATGFLRMGPWDNAMVEPAEARQIFLDDLVNITGQTFLATTMRCCKCHDHKFDPLPTRDYYRMYAAFATTQMAERPAPFLPTESRDRFDSGKSHVQRMLDYATRENNRLIDKRETAARAWYNEHNLPYRNEADRKGLPDDQKPARHVGLTVTEQGQLKVRSQDVWIWTRRLERYQPIAQSVYNASVTASSSKNAKKLRFTANKKRANQKPQTLVNYILQGGGLTARGDEVGPGVLSATSIPANPDREDPYRLTDEVDGRRLELARWIANPGNPLTSRAIVNRIWQYHFGKPIAGNPNNFGVKGAKPTHPELLDYLASNFVENGWTLRRLHRAIMLSQVYQRSTIPNDTNALSKIDPNNDWLSHFPRRRLSAEELRDGILAITGELQHGDGGLPIMPEINMEVALQPRMIQFSLAPAYQPSPTPSERNRRSIYAYSLRGQADPFGELFNQPNPNDSCEMRESAAVTPQVFALLNSDLITDRSIALATRLERERSTPEQQIDRAYELLFGRNPTPAETNRLSRYYSDMVTYHESTAPAAVTYPKSITRSLVEEFSGDIFEYEEILPVFENYTPDTKPVDVNANTRALADVCLLLLNTNEFIYLD from the coding sequence ATGAGTAACCGTCCGTCTTTGCCATATCAGAGAAAGACTCAATGTATCGCGATCTTAGCGGTGGTCACGCTCTTGGTGGAAGCACTAAATGGAACCACCGTTCTTGCCGATCAAGCGCAGCCAATCGAAAAGCAGTCTTCCGGCGACCCAACACTCATAACGCCGGACCACGCCGCAAAGCTATTCACCCTGAAGGTGCTGCCGCTCTTGAAAGACAAGTGCTTAGGCTGCCATGGCGTTGACATGGATGACATGAAAGGTGCCTTCAGTGTCGCCACGCGAGAGGCGTTGTTGCAGGGCGGTGAGTCCGACGAGCCCTCCATCGTTCCGGGGCAACCGGATGAGGGCACGCTCATCGAAGCGATCACCTGGGCAGGTATCGAAATGCCGCCCAAGGAAAACGATCGCCTGTCGGACCCGCAAATTGAACTGGTGCGCAACTGGATCGCTGCGGGTGCCCCTTGGCCAGACGAAGCGGAACAAAAACGATTCCGCGACGAAGACAATCGCCAACGGATCAACAGCGACGGAATGATCGTGACGACCAGCGGCGGCACGTCGGAAGAGTGGACCAATCGGCGATACCAACCTGGCGACCTTTGGGCATTCGCCCCCGTCAAGTCAGCCTCCGAACTCTTACCAGCACCGCTCGTCGAAGCCGGTCCCAGTGAGTCCGAAGTGATCAACTACTTCGTCAACCGCCAACTATCACAAACTGGCTTGACTGCGTCCACAACCGCTTCGCCCAGCGATTTAATTCGCCGGGCCACGTATGACCTCACCGGCTTGCCACCCACGCCCGAAGAGACCGCCCGCTTTCAACGCGACTATCAATCCAATCCAGCCACGGCTTGGGAACAACTGATTGATCGCCTACTGGAAAGCGACCGCTATGGCGAACACTGGGCAAGACATTGGTTTGACGTGACACGATATTCCGACACGGGAGGGATGGCGAACGACTACGAGCGCTCCAACATGTGGCGGTATCGCGACTACGTCATCCGAAGCTTCAACGACGACAAACCGTACGACCAATTCATAATTGAACAAATCGCCGGCGATGAACTGGCCGATGCATCGGTCCGCATACGCAACCACGGCAACGAAGACGCCGTCATCGCCGCCCGATTGAAAGGTGACTACACACCTGAGGAAGCGGAGCAGATTATCGCGACGGGCTTCTTGCGAATGGGCCCCTGGGACAACGCGATGGTCGAGCCCGCAGAAGCACGCCAGATTTTCCTGGATGACCTCGTCAACATCACCGGCCAAACGTTCTTGGCCACGACCATGCGTTGCTGCAAATGTCACGATCACAAGTTCGATCCATTGCCAACACGCGACTACTATCGCATGTACGCCGCATTCGCCACGACCCAAATGGCCGAACGCCCCGCACCATTCTTACCGACAGAAAGCCGAGACCGATTTGACTCTGGAAAGTCGCATGTGCAACGCATGCTCGACTATGCGACTCGAGAAAACAACAGACTGATCGATAAGCGAGAAACGGCAGCTCGAGCTTGGTACAACGAGCACAATCTACCCTATCGAAATGAAGCGGATCGCAAAGGCCTCCCCGACGACCAAAAACCAGCGAGACACGTCGGCCTGACCGTTACGGAACAGGGGCAGCTGAAGGTACGCAGCCAAGATGTTTGGATCTGGACGCGCCGACTCGAACGTTATCAACCGATCGCCCAAAGCGTCTACAACGCCAGCGTCACGGCGTCATCGTCCAAGAACGCCAAGAAACTTCGCTTCACGGCCAACAAGAAACGAGCCAACCAAAAACCACAAACCCTGGTCAACTATATCCTGCAAGGCGGCGGCTTGACCGCCCGCGGTGATGAAGTTGGCCCCGGTGTCTTAAGTGCGACTTCCATCCCAGCAAATCCAGACCGGGAAGATCCTTACCGTTTGACCGATGAAGTGGACGGCCGACGACTTGAACTGGCTCGATGGATCGCCAATCCAGGCAACCCGCTGACCTCACGCGCGATCGTCAATCGAATTTGGCAATATCACTTCGGCAAACCGATCGCGGGTAACCCCAACAACTTTGGCGTCAAAGGAGCCAAACCTACCCACCCGGAACTGCTGGATTACCTGGCGTCTAACTTCGTCGAAAACGGCTGGACCCTAAGACGACTCCACCGCGCCATCATGCTGTCACAAGTTTACCAGCGATCAACCATCCCGAACGACACGAACGCGTTGTCGAAGATCGATCCCAACAACGATTGGCTATCGCATTTCCCGCGACGACGACTCAGCGCAGAAGAACTTCGTGACGGGATCCTGGCGATTACCGGTGAACTCCAGCACGGTGATGGCGGCTTGCCGATCATGCCGGAGATCAACATGGAAGTCGCACTGCAACCACGGATGATTCAATTTTCGCTGGCCCCCGCATACCAACCTTCGCCCACGCCAAGCGAACGCAATCGACGCTCGATCTATGCTTACAGTTTGCGTGGCCAGGCCGATCCCTTCGGCGAGCTCTTCAATCAACCCAACCCGAACGATTCCTGCGAGATGCGAGAATCCGCTGCGGTTACCCCGCAAGTCTTTGCATTGCTCAATAGCGACCTGATCACCGATCGCTCGATTGCTTTGGCCACACGACTCGAGCGGGAACGCAGCACACCCGAACAACAAATCGACCGTGCGTACGAGCTCTTGTTTGGACGAAACCCCACGCCGGCCGAAACCAACCGACTAAGCCGCTACTACAGCGACATGGTCACCTATCACGAATCAACTGCACCGGCCGCAGTGACTTACCCCAAGTCAATCACACGCTCGCTGGTCGAAGAATTCTCGGGGGACATCTTCGAGTACGAAGAGATCCTGCCCGTTTTCGAAAACTACACTCCCGACACAAAACCAGTTGACGTCAACGCGAACACTCGAGCACTCGCAGACGTTTGCTTGTTGTTGCTCAACACAAACGAGTTCATCTACCTGGACTGA
- a CDS encoding DUF1501 domain-containing protein, translated as MQNHQRRSFLYGLGASLGAVALTDRVAASEAAEQLSASAGPLAPKKPMLPAKAKNVIMLFMEGGPGHMDTFDPKPELTRLHKTESKLSGGLEKGFKFFVGSPFQFQHAGDNGIEMCDQWRHLSDPYVANELCNYRGCQAESLNHPEALFHMNTGSRLGGDPSVGSWATYGLGTENQNLPGYVVMTELALPQGGSTNWSNGFLPPYHQGTRLRPTGSPILDLAPQSFKNAIHQRRTLDELAALNAAHLESLGVEDQKLQARMESYELAFRMQSEVPGVMDLSQETDATIDMYGLNQSETKTFGRQCLMARRLVESGVRFVQIFSGGWDSHDYLERGHSSRIKSVDQPIAALIRDLKQRGMLEDTLVIWTGEFGRTPDNNKRGGVYSIGRGHNNQAMTMLMAGGGVRPGVVGATDELGSKAVECVHPIRDLHVTLLHLLGLDDNKLTYFHGGRYKQLSQFGGEVITELIA; from the coding sequence ATGCAAAACCATCAACGACGATCATTCCTATATGGCCTCGGTGCTTCCTTGGGCGCGGTCGCCCTAACCGATCGAGTGGCAGCGAGCGAAGCGGCCGAACAGCTTTCCGCTTCCGCGGGCCCGTTGGCCCCCAAGAAACCCATGCTGCCGGCCAAGGCTAAGAACGTCATCATGCTGTTCATGGAGGGCGGCCCCGGACACATGGACACGTTCGACCCCAAACCGGAATTGACTCGGCTGCACAAAACCGAATCCAAACTGAGTGGCGGCTTAGAGAAAGGCTTTAAGTTTTTTGTGGGTAGCCCGTTTCAGTTTCAACATGCCGGTGACAACGGCATCGAAATGTGCGACCAATGGCGACACCTATCCGATCCATACGTCGCCAATGAACTGTGCAACTATCGTGGCTGCCAAGCTGAATCGCTCAACCACCCCGAAGCATTGTTCCACATGAACACCGGCAGCCGACTCGGTGGTGATCCTTCGGTTGGATCATGGGCAACCTACGGCCTCGGAACGGAAAACCAAAATCTGCCTGGCTATGTGGTCATGACCGAGTTGGCACTCCCGCAAGGTGGCTCGACTAATTGGAGCAACGGCTTCTTACCTCCGTACCATCAAGGCACGCGGCTGCGGCCCACCGGTTCGCCAATTTTGGACCTCGCACCACAATCGTTTAAAAATGCGATCCACCAGCGGCGAACGCTAGACGAACTCGCGGCACTCAACGCAGCGCACCTGGAATCACTGGGCGTCGAGGATCAAAAGCTGCAGGCTCGCATGGAAAGCTACGAGCTTGCCTTCCGAATGCAATCCGAAGTTCCTGGAGTCATGGACCTTTCGCAAGAAACCGACGCGACGATCGACATGTACGGTCTGAATCAATCGGAAACCAAAACCTTTGGTCGCCAATGCTTAATGGCTCGCCGACTGGTCGAAAGCGGCGTTCGATTCGTGCAGATCTTCAGCGGAGGCTGGGATAGCCACGATTATCTGGAACGCGGTCACTCGTCTCGCATCAAGAGCGTCGACCAACCCATCGCCGCTTTGATTCGTGACTTGAAACAACGAGGCATGCTGGAAGACACGCTTGTCATCTGGACGGGCGAGTTCGGACGAACACCCGATAACAACAAACGAGGCGGTGTCTACTCAATCGGTCGCGGGCACAACAATCAAGCCATGACCATGCTGATGGCAGGCGGCGGCGTTCGCCCCGGCGTCGTGGGTGCCACTGACGAACTCGGCTCCAAGGCAGTTGAATGCGTGCACCCAATCCGGGACCTGCACGTCACGCTACTGCACTTGCTAGGGCTCGACGATAACAAGCTGACGTACTTCCACGGCGGTCGTTACAAACAACTCAGCCAGTTTGGCGGCGAAGTGATCACCGAACTCATCGCCTAA
- a CDS encoding class I SAM-dependent methyltransferase encodes MQSNAEPATVVEEAKPIEQARRTYLGRIVAQPMSHFGASWLIRPERNDEENAKEAFDQLGIESGMTLVDLGCGNGFWTLPMARQCKVEADSEESKQGEPKRGRSNASRVRVDGDRDTEAYQGQVLAVDIQKEMLQKLRRNAARAKIENIVPVIGEVDNPNLPANEIDLVLMVDVYHEFSHPQSMLWEIRKSLKLSGVIALLEYRAEDPDVPIKPLHKMSKAQIMKEYTASNLKLVREYNDLPWQHLMFFARDDSPLPAIVPKPVP; translated from the coding sequence ATGCAATCGAATGCTGAGCCGGCAACGGTTGTCGAAGAGGCCAAGCCGATCGAGCAGGCCCGCCGGACTTACTTAGGGCGAATCGTTGCGCAGCCCATGTCACACTTCGGTGCTTCGTGGTTGATCCGGCCCGAACGCAATGACGAAGAAAATGCCAAAGAGGCCTTCGATCAATTGGGGATCGAGTCCGGCATGACGTTGGTCGACTTAGGTTGCGGGAATGGATTTTGGACGCTGCCGATGGCACGTCAGTGCAAGGTGGAAGCGGATTCGGAGGAGTCGAAACAAGGCGAGCCCAAACGCGGGCGTTCCAACGCAAGCCGAGTTCGTGTCGATGGCGATCGAGATACTGAAGCCTATCAAGGCCAGGTTCTAGCCGTCGACATCCAGAAAGAGATGTTGCAAAAACTGCGTCGCAATGCTGCCCGGGCGAAGATCGAGAACATCGTGCCCGTGATTGGCGAAGTCGACAACCCAAATTTGCCAGCGAACGAAATCGACCTGGTGTTGATGGTTGACGTCTACCACGAGTTCTCGCATCCACAATCGATGCTATGGGAAATTCGCAAGTCGCTTAAACTCAGCGGTGTGATTGCACTGCTTGAATACCGCGCCGAGGATCCTGATGTGCCGATCAAGCCGCTGCACAAAATGTCCAAGGCGCAGATCATGAAAGAGTACACGGCATCGAACTTGAAGCTGGTTCGCGAATACAACGATTTGCCGTGGCAGCATTTGATGTTCTTTGCACGCGACGACAGTCCTTTGCCAGCGATCGTCCCGAAGCCAGTTCCTTAA
- a CDS encoding Minf_1886 family protein, whose translation MTSPLKAMRDLLRDDPRYKLDAYQFIRESLQYAHENLDRIGPLSYGVNDHPDVDNPRHLTGQQLCEACRLYAIDQYGYLAKMVLANWGLKSTSDFGELVYNLIRIEQMRKSESDNRADFDDVYSFEEAFQPQFELVTDESE comes from the coding sequence ATGACGTCGCCTCTTAAAGCCATGCGGGATCTGCTCCGCGACGATCCGCGTTACAAGCTCGATGCCTATCAGTTCATTCGTGAGTCGCTTCAGTACGCTCACGAAAACCTCGATCGGATTGGACCGCTCAGTTACGGCGTGAACGATCATCCGGATGTGGACAATCCTCGCCACCTGACGGGGCAGCAACTCTGTGAAGCTTGCCGCCTTTATGCGATCGATCAGTACGGCTATCTGGCCAAGATGGTATTGGCGAATTGGGGATTGAAGTCCACCAGTGATTTTGGCGAGTTGGTTTACAACCTGATCCGTATTGAACAGATGCGAAAAAGCGAAAGCGATAACCGCGCCGACTTCGATGACGTCTACTCTTTCGAAGAGGCGTTTCAGCCTCAGTTTGAATTGGTCACCGATGAGTCCGAGTGA
- a CDS encoding 3-oxoacyl-ACP synthase III, with product MQFNDVVLAGIGVTIPEECWSSDELENRLSPLYERLRLPEGRLALMSGIAERRVWPAGTMPSGPSVRSGRAAIEAAGIDPGQVGSLIHASVCRDFLEPATASRVHHEMGLRRDCLVYDVSNACLGVLNGAIQIASMIQSGMIQAGVVVGTENSRPLLEATIDSLNTDTSLTRKSVKPAFASLTIGSGSCAWLVCHRDLCPEGTPLEFAVAEANTAHNDLCRSNEDTAGADMRPLMDTDSEKLMAEGIATGVSAVERLLAESGWDRSSIDATVCHQVGTRHRAAMLEAMGLDLQTDAVSFPVLGNTGSVALPLTVATAIERGEIVQGNRSAMLGIGSGINSVMIASTWGKTRVAGEWSGLLESLERVTQPDAMAVR from the coding sequence ATGCAATTCAATGACGTGGTTTTGGCCGGGATCGGGGTGACGATTCCAGAAGAATGTTGGTCCAGCGATGAACTCGAAAACCGGCTCTCGCCACTCTACGAACGGCTTCGTTTGCCAGAGGGGCGACTGGCCCTGATGAGCGGGATTGCGGAGCGGCGGGTGTGGCCGGCCGGGACCATGCCGAGTGGCCCGAGCGTGCGGTCGGGTCGGGCGGCGATTGAGGCTGCCGGAATCGATCCGGGGCAGGTCGGGTCGCTGATCCACGCTAGTGTCTGTCGCGACTTTTTGGAGCCCGCGACCGCATCGCGTGTTCACCATGAAATGGGGCTGCGTCGAGACTGCCTGGTTTACGATGTCTCGAATGCTTGCCTGGGTGTGCTCAACGGAGCCATTCAGATCGCGTCGATGATCCAGTCCGGCATGATCCAGGCAGGGGTGGTCGTCGGGACGGAAAACAGTCGGCCGCTGCTTGAAGCCACGATTGATTCACTGAACACGGATACGTCACTGACGCGGAAAAGCGTCAAGCCTGCGTTCGCTTCGCTGACGATTGGATCGGGCAGTTGTGCGTGGCTGGTTTGTCACCGCGATCTGTGTCCTGAGGGAACGCCGCTGGAGTTTGCGGTCGCCGAAGCCAACACGGCTCACAATGATTTATGCCGCAGCAACGAAGATACCGCTGGCGCCGACATGCGGCCGTTGATGGATACGGATTCCGAAAAGCTGATGGCCGAGGGGATCGCAACCGGCGTGTCGGCTGTCGAACGTTTGTTGGCCGAGTCGGGCTGGGATCGTTCCTCGATCGACGCCACCGTTTGTCATCAAGTCGGCACGCGTCACCGAGCTGCGATGCTGGAAGCGATGGGGCTCGACCTGCAAACTGACGCGGTCTCGTTTCCGGTGTTGGGCAACACCGGATCGGTGGCGTTGCCGCTGACGGTGGCGACCGCGATTGAGCGTGGCGAGATTGTTCAAGGGAATCGATCGGCGATGCTGGGGATCGGTTCGGGGATCAATAGTGTGATGATCGCATCGACTTGGGGGAAAACCCGAGTGGCTGGCGAGTGGTCCGGTTTGCTGGAGTCACTTGAAAGAGTCACCCAGCCGGATGCCATGGCGGTACGATAG
- a CDS encoding sugar phosphate isomerase/epimerase family protein, producing the protein MIQSAITVSLVEEARGGPFVYWNGLEDAFDRAAKLGFDAVEIFAPGPDAVSQAELKSLTERTGLKVAAVGTGAGMVKHGLSLTDVDASKRKAARDFVRSMIDFGGPVGAPAIIGSMQGRWGGDLSLDGALDYLAEALDELGPHAATYNVPLIYEPLNRYETNLIRTVDEGVKFLKRLKTDNIKLLADLFHMNIEEANVADALRQGGDAIGHIHFVDSNRQAAGLGHTDFAPIIEALRSIGYDGYLCAEAFPLPDSDTAAQKTIEAFKSLLA; encoded by the coding sequence ATGATTCAATCCGCGATCACCGTCAGCCTTGTTGAAGAAGCACGCGGCGGCCCCTTTGTCTATTGGAACGGACTCGAAGACGCCTTCGACCGCGCAGCCAAACTCGGCTTTGACGCTGTCGAGATCTTCGCTCCTGGCCCGGACGCGGTCTCACAAGCCGAACTCAAATCACTAACCGAACGAACTGGCCTGAAAGTCGCCGCGGTCGGCACCGGCGCGGGAATGGTCAAGCACGGCTTAAGCCTGACTGACGTCGATGCATCGAAACGAAAAGCAGCTCGCGATTTCGTGCGATCGATGATTGACTTCGGCGGCCCCGTTGGCGCCCCCGCGATCATCGGATCCATGCAAGGACGATGGGGCGGCGACCTCTCCCTCGACGGCGCGCTGGACTACCTCGCCGAAGCACTCGACGAACTCGGCCCTCATGCGGCCACCTACAATGTGCCGCTGATCTACGAACCACTTAACCGTTACGAGACCAACCTAATCCGCACCGTCGACGAAGGCGTGAAGTTCCTGAAACGACTGAAGACCGACAACATCAAATTGCTGGCCGATCTCTTTCACATGAACATCGAAGAGGCCAATGTGGCCGACGCACTTCGCCAAGGCGGCGATGCGATCGGGCACATCCACTTCGTCGACTCCAACCGACAAGCCGCTGGCCTGGGGCACACCGATTTCGCACCGATCATCGAAGCACTTCGCTCGATCGGTTACGATGGTTACTTATGTGCAGAAGCTTTCCCGCTTCCGGATTCTGACACCGCCGCACAGAAAACCATCGAAGCCTTCAAGAGCCTCCTCGCGTGA
- a CDS encoding PSP1 domain-containing protein: MSQPESSPRTDKPESGVPKGNAKDNDLQYVCRYGSMRLLGVMTAKESFRYGDEVVIRSDRGTEIATVLCEATPAAIGGLREPTEGRILRRLDSTDRGDWSQMSAMTRRDLDTCQPHVDRLKLSMQLIDVERVLGGERVVVYFVAEGRIDFRALVKHLGQEFQTRIEMRQIGIRDEAKLLADFGDCGQEVCCSRFLSKMPPVSMKMAKLQRASLDPTKISGRCGRLKCCLRYEFDTYESLAEDLPPIGSKVLTRDGKCHVVAQDILAGQLIVNTEDKRRIMIPAGDVVEVLVVGDGPTTGGKKRRKR; the protein is encoded by the coding sequence GTGAGCCAACCGGAATCATCACCTCGTACCGACAAGCCTGAATCCGGCGTCCCCAAGGGCAACGCGAAAGACAACGACCTACAATATGTCTGCCGATACGGCAGCATGCGATTGCTAGGCGTCATGACCGCCAAGGAATCATTCCGCTATGGGGACGAGGTGGTAATCCGCAGCGACCGCGGAACCGAGATCGCGACGGTGTTGTGCGAAGCGACGCCTGCCGCAATCGGTGGCCTGCGAGAACCGACCGAAGGACGCATCCTTCGACGACTCGACAGCACCGACCGAGGCGACTGGTCGCAAATGTCAGCGATGACCCGCCGCGATCTAGATACCTGCCAACCTCATGTCGATCGCCTGAAACTTTCGATGCAACTGATTGACGTCGAGCGCGTCCTGGGTGGCGAACGCGTGGTTGTCTACTTCGTGGCCGAAGGAAGAATCGACTTCCGCGCGTTGGTCAAACACCTGGGCCAAGAATTCCAAACTCGCATCGAGATGCGCCAAATCGGCATCCGCGATGAAGCCAAACTACTTGCCGACTTCGGCGACTGCGGACAAGAGGTTTGCTGCAGCCGATTCTTAAGCAAGATGCCGCCGGTCTCGATGAAGATGGCCAAACTACAACGGGCGTCACTCGACCCCACCAAGATCTCCGGTCGATGTGGCCGACTGAAGTGCTGCCTGCGATACGAATTCGACACCTACGAATCACTTGCCGAAGACCTACCACCAATCGGTAGCAAGGTGCTAACCCGGGACGGCAAGTGTCACGTCGTCGCCCAAGACATCTTGGCCGGCCAATTGATCGTCAACACCGAAGACAAACGCCGGATCATGATTCCCGCTGGCGACGTTGTCGAAGTCCTAGTGGTCGGCGACGGACCGACGACCGGCGGGAAGAAAAGACGCAAACGATAG
- a CDS encoding inositol monophosphatase family protein → MSNLESILDTAVEAAKIGGGILRRYFDEGVSIRDKSSGGGKSYDLVSDADEESEAAIEELLRARYPGHELLGEESLQSGDASAEHLWIIDPLDGTNNFAHRIEHFAVSIGYYQSGVAMAGAVFNPVTDDWYTATRGGGAFRNGKPVSVSPVTTLGQAMIGCGFYYDRGEMMRSTLAAIEECFSHDIHGIRRFGTASLDLCMVGCGKLDAFFEYQLSPWDFGAGALFLTEAGGTITDAKGDPLPIKKSSVLATNSALHASMQEIVAKHA, encoded by the coding sequence ATGAGCAACCTCGAATCCATTTTAGACACGGCGGTTGAGGCCGCCAAAATCGGTGGCGGGATCCTGCGTCGATACTTCGACGAAGGCGTTTCAATCCGGGACAAGTCATCCGGCGGTGGCAAGTCGTACGACCTCGTCAGTGACGCCGATGAAGAAAGCGAAGCAGCAATCGAAGAACTGCTGCGCGCACGATACCCCGGCCACGAACTGCTTGGTGAAGAGTCGCTGCAGTCCGGTGACGCCTCCGCCGAACACCTTTGGATCATCGACCCGCTCGACGGTACCAACAACTTCGCCCACCGCATCGAACACTTCGCTGTTTCGATCGGCTACTACCAAAGCGGCGTCGCGATGGCCGGCGCGGTCTTCAATCCGGTCACCGACGATTGGTACACGGCGACTCGGGGCGGCGGCGCCTTTCGCAACGGCAAACCAGTTTCCGTCAGCCCCGTAACCACCCTCGGCCAGGCCATGATTGGATGCGGCTTTTATTATGACCGAGGCGAGATGATGCGTTCGACGCTGGCCGCGATCGAGGAATGCTTTTCACACGACATCCACGGCATTCGGCGTTTCGGCACCGCGTCGCTGGATCTGTGCATGGTCGGCTGTGGAAAACTCGACGCCTTCTTTGAGTACCAATTATCGCCATGGGATTTTGGCGCGGGAGCGCTGTTCCTGACCGAAGCCGGCGGAACGATCACGGACGCGAAAGGCGACCCGCTGCCCATCAAAAAGTCGAGCGTCCTGGCAACCAACTCTGCATTGCACGCTTCGATGCAAGAGATTGTCGCAAAACACGCGTGA